One stretch of Haladaptatus sp. R4 DNA includes these proteins:
- a CDS encoding universal stress protein, producing the protein MIDTVVIATDGSESVERAVTVALDLARRFDAEVHALYVVDEGEVNSSPETLREEFHDALEAQAEAALESVRENTNGSVVTAVREGDPAAEIGEYARDNDVDVVATGTRGRHGENRFLIGSVAERVVRTCPTPVLTVRQLDPSEA; encoded by the coding sequence ATGATAGACACCGTCGTTATCGCCACCGATGGTTCCGAGAGCGTCGAACGGGCAGTGACGGTCGCGCTCGACCTCGCGCGCCGTTTCGACGCCGAGGTACACGCACTCTACGTCGTGGACGAGGGAGAAGTGAACTCCTCCCCCGAAACGCTGCGCGAGGAGTTTCACGACGCGCTCGAAGCGCAAGCCGAAGCGGCGCTGGAATCGGTCCGCGAGAACACGAACGGGAGCGTCGTCACCGCCGTCCGGGAGGGCGATCCGGCCGCCGAAATCGGGGAGTACGCCCGTGACAACGACGTGGACGTGGTCGCGACAGGGACGCGAGGACGACACGGCGAAAACCGATTCCTCATCGGGAGCGTCGCCGAACGCGTCGTTCGAACCTGCCCGACACCCGTGTTGACGGTCCGGCAACTCGACCCGAGCGAGGCGTGA
- a CDS encoding universal stress protein — protein sequence MSESSVEVNTVLVPVDGSDESVRAVEYAVAIADRYGADVHALYVFGEEVSRAIETGTVEEDDIIDETESFIDGARAIAENADVELGSSIAYGFSTHSKLRHPGSTVLDSADEVDADFIVVPRETLADEPGDVLEKAAEYVLLYASQPVLSV from the coding sequence ATGTCCGAGTCGTCAGTCGAAGTAAACACGGTACTCGTTCCGGTGGACGGAAGCGACGAATCGGTGCGTGCCGTCGAGTACGCGGTTGCTATCGCCGACCGTTACGGTGCCGATGTTCACGCGCTCTACGTGTTCGGCGAGGAAGTGTCCCGAGCGATCGAGACCGGAACGGTCGAGGAGGACGACATCATCGACGAGACGGAATCGTTCATCGACGGTGCACGCGCCATCGCCGAGAACGCCGACGTCGAACTCGGCAGTTCGATAGCCTACGGCTTTTCGACGCACAGCAAACTCCGCCATCCCGGCAGCACCGTGCTCGACAGTGCGGACGAGGTCGATGCCGACTTCATCGTCGTCCCGCGGGAAACGCTCGCCGACGAACCCGGAGACGTGCTCGAAAAAGCGGCGGAGTACGTACTCCTGTACGCCAGTCAACCCGTTCTCTCGGTCTGA